From [Clostridium] symbiosum, a single genomic window includes:
- the murA gene encoding UDP-N-acetylglucosamine 1-carboxyvinyltransferase, translated as MSAIEVQGLCPIKGEIIVQGSKNAVLPMMAGAVLNKGITVIDNVPRIQDVFCMMGILDSLGCSCVLDGHSLTINAAGLSRFSIPKEEMEKMRSSIMLLGALLGRCKEAEVYYPGGCMIGKRPIDLHLMALEKMGVLIEEGEGNEPLRANVPHLRGTVVDFPFPSVGATENAIFAAVAASGKTVLKGCAKEPEITELCRFMNNMGASIRGAGSDVLVIEGGLPLHDSRFTVCGDRIAGGTYLLAAAGAGGELLLTGTESAGLLTVTTVLKRMGALIYAEDGLIYLKASERLQAASIKTDPYPGFPTDLQSIMMAVMSRAEGTSIIEEKIFENRFKTAVELEKLGAEIIVEEDIARIVGHTRLKGARVEAKDLRGGAALVAAGMMAEGTTIVGSCEYIMRGYEDICRDLSGMGACIRYVEEPAGR; from the coding sequence TTGTCTGCGATAGAGGTCCAGGGGCTGTGCCCGATTAAAGGTGAAATTATAGTGCAGGGTTCAAAGAACGCGGTTCTGCCGATGATGGCGGGAGCGGTTTTGAACAAGGGAATAACGGTCATTGATAATGTCCCCAGAATACAGGATGTGTTCTGTATGATGGGGATACTTGATTCTCTGGGATGCAGCTGCGTCCTGGACGGACACAGCCTCACGATCAATGCGGCAGGGCTGTCCCGTTTTTCCATTCCCAAGGAAGAGATGGAGAAGATGCGTTCCTCCATCATGCTGCTTGGCGCTCTTCTGGGAAGATGTAAAGAGGCGGAAGTGTATTATCCGGGCGGCTGTATGATAGGGAAGAGGCCCATTGATCTTCATCTGATGGCCCTTGAAAAAATGGGAGTTCTGATAGAGGAAGGGGAGGGGAATGAGCCGCTCCGGGCAAACGTGCCCCACCTTCGGGGAACGGTGGTGGATTTCCCGTTTCCAAGCGTCGGAGCCACGGAAAATGCAATTTTTGCGGCGGTGGCGGCTTCGGGAAAGACCGTATTAAAGGGCTGTGCGAAAGAGCCTGAGATTACGGAGCTGTGCCGTTTCATGAATAACATGGGGGCTTCCATCCGGGGAGCCGGGAGCGATGTGCTCGTAATCGAAGGCGGTCTGCCTCTCCATGATTCCAGATTTACCGTATGCGGCGACAGGATTGCCGGAGGAACTTATCTTCTGGCGGCGGCCGGAGCCGGCGGGGAGCTTCTCCTGACCGGTACCGAAAGCGCGGGACTTCTGACGGTCACCACGGTATTGAAAAGGATGGGCGCCCTGATTTATGCGGAGGATGGGCTTATTTATCTGAAAGCTTCGGAAAGACTGCAGGCAGCGTCCATAAAGACCGATCCCTATCCGGGATTTCCGACCGATCTTCAGTCTATTATGATGGCTGTGATGAGCAGGGCGGAAGGAACCAGTATCATAGAAGAAAAAATCTTCGAAAACCGGTTCAAAACAGCAGTGGAGCTTGAAAAACTGGGAGCTGAGATTATTGTCGAGGAAGATATCGCCAGGATTGTTGGGCACACCCGTTTAAAGGGAGCCCGTGTCGAGGCGAAAGATCTGCGCGGCGGCGCGGCCCTTGTAGCCGCAGGCATGATGGCGGAAGGAACGACAATCGTCGGCAGCTGTGAATACATTATGCGGGGATATGAGGATATCTGCCGTGATTTATCCGGGATGGGAGCCTGCATCCGCTATGTGGAGGAACCGGCCGGACGCTGA